A window of the Megalopta genalis isolate 19385.01 chromosome 2, iyMegGena1_principal, whole genome shotgun sequence genome harbors these coding sequences:
- the LOC117219223 gene encoding uncharacterized protein LOC117219223 isoform X2 — translation MVTSSNQEILEFVKIQWQLSNLREINNENGSLPRNISGQKSIVLPENYILQVEQMYDIATSKYKQLQNIRNTHFSEVEATEEQKMEQWKCPKKRMIQLKLTDGIQDIIGIEYNPMSILNEMLLPGYKVMIIGPVRCRRGVLLLEEKKLKKIGGEVDSLLIPNALENVLARALNVEENPDPYGDNELKSNNIVQREEPANELENIFEDEFEINFEEVSEIENTHRKSQKQPNVNTMQVEAMQKNPSTNINIENTSNYSCTVQAERKNVIVNNVEKKNDHRSSEEIILDDDDYFLEMVDEGQLIESQPEQKMSVRAPFRALPKEEDDDLIIINDDDMVEEMKHENMKKSVVKQEISSRSNSPWFMNKTNSSKNASTSRSCVQSTDTTMPSIGAKRLIPMSPSDRVIKKKGRIDRKITEFTNRSSSPDVKLCDFIYDINNDIITEKTIKTICGRVEVLGKLSKQNTSWNLDATLVDGTGKIEVTFTNEVLENLLGFSVQQFSLKKKLKKNPEIELELRTSFRNAERRIKTLHDLLELELDINKKPTVIKIIDITQDKRELIEKQLQSFLRKNNI, via the exons ATGGtaact tcGAGTAACCAGGAGattttagaatttgtaaaaatACAGTGGCAACTTAGCAACTTGCGAGAAATTAATAATGAAAATGGAAGTTTACCACGTAATATTTCAGGGCAAAAGTCTATTGTGTTACCTGAAAATTATATTCTCCAG GTGGAACAAATGTATGATATTGCAACATCCAAATATAAACAATTACAGAATATCAGAAATACTCATTTTTCAGAGGTAGAGGCAACCGAAGAACAAAAAATGGAACAATGGAAATGCCCGAAAAAGAGAATGATACAATTAAAATTAACGGACGGAATACAGGATATAATTGGAATTGAATACAACCCTATGTCTATATTAAAT GAAATGTTATTACCAGGATACAAAGTTATGATAATAGGACCAGTAAGATGCCGTCGAGGTGTTTTATTGTTAGAagaaaaaaagttgaaaaaaattGGTGGTGAAGTGGATAGTTTACTAATTCCTAATGCTTTAGAAAATGTTCTGGCTCGAGCTTT AAATGTTGAAGAAAATCCAGATCCTTATGGTGATAACGAGCTCAAATCAAATAACATTGTACAAAGAGAAGAACCAGCGAATGAATTGGAAAATATCTTTGAAGATGAATTTGAGATAAACTTTGAAGAAGTTTCTGAAATTGAAAATACACACAGGAAAAGTCAAAAACAGCCTAATGTTAATACAATGCAAGTTGAAGCTATGCAAAAAAATCCTTCTACCAACATCAATATTGAAAATACGAGCAACTACAGTTGTACAGTACAAGCCGAAAGAAAAAACGTTATTGTTAATAATGTAGAAAAGAAAAATGATCATAGATCTAGTGAGGAAATAATTTTAGACGACGACGATTACTTTCTAGAAATG GTTGATGAAGGCCAGCTTATTGAAtcacaaccggaacaaaaaatGTCCGTTAGAGCTCCGTTTAGAGCTCTCCCaaaagaagaagacgacgatCTAATTATAATAAACGACGACGATATGGTTGAAGAGATGAAGcatgaaaatatgaaaaaatctGTAGTAAAACAAGAAATATCTTCTCGTTCAAATTCTCCATGGTTTATGAATAAAACGAACTCGTCGAAAAATGCATCTACTTCAAGATCTTGTGTTCAATCAACAGATACAACTATGCCTTCTATTGGAGCGAAAAGACTA ATTCCAATGTCTCCATCGGATCgtgtaataaaaaagaaaggcaGAATTGATAGGAAAATCACAGAATTTACAAATAGATCTAGTTCTCCAGATGTAAAACTTTGTGATTTTATCTATgatataaataatgatattataaCAGAAAAGACTATTAAAACAATTTGCGGACGCGTAGAGGTTCTCGGAAAATTATCAAAGCAAAACACATCTTGGAATTTAGATGCTACTCTAGTGGATGGTACTGGAAAAATAGAAGTTACTTTTACAAATGAA GTTCTTGAAAATTTATTAGGTTTCAGTGTACAGCAATTTTCAttaaagaagaaattaaaaaaaaatcctgAAATCGAACTTGAACTTAGAACG AGTTTTCGTAACGCAGAAAGAAGGATAAAAACCTTACATGACCTCTTGGAATTGGAGTTAGATATTAATAAAAAACCAACAGTGATTAAAATCATTGATATAACTCAAGACAAGAGAGAACTAATTGAGAAACAATTGCAATCGTTTCTaaggaaaaataatatttaa
- the LOC117219223 gene encoding uncharacterized protein LOC117219223 isoform X1, whose amino-acid sequence MTEDLFRCVKRKLKSEFYVMNDDWLRDCIQFYVQQNQNSSNQEILEFVKIQWQLSNLREINNENGSLPRNISGQKSIVLPENYILQVEQMYDIATSKYKQLQNIRNTHFSEVEATEEQKMEQWKCPKKRMIQLKLTDGIQDIIGIEYNPMSILNEMLLPGYKVMIIGPVRCRRGVLLLEEKKLKKIGGEVDSLLIPNALENVLARALNVEENPDPYGDNELKSNNIVQREEPANELENIFEDEFEINFEEVSEIENTHRKSQKQPNVNTMQVEAMQKNPSTNINIENTSNYSCTVQAERKNVIVNNVEKKNDHRSSEEIILDDDDYFLEMVDEGQLIESQPEQKMSVRAPFRALPKEEDDDLIIINDDDMVEEMKHENMKKSVVKQEISSRSNSPWFMNKTNSSKNASTSRSCVQSTDTTMPSIGAKRLIPMSPSDRVIKKKGRIDRKITEFTNRSSSPDVKLCDFIYDINNDIITEKTIKTICGRVEVLGKLSKQNTSWNLDATLVDGTGKIEVTFTNEVLENLLGFSVQQFSLKKKLKKNPEIELELRTSFRNAERRIKTLHDLLELELDINKKPTVIKIIDITQDKRELIEKQLQSFLRKNNI is encoded by the exons ATGACCGAGGATTTATTTAGATGTGTAAAACGCAAATTAAAATCAGAATTCTATGTAATGAATGATGACTGGTTAAGAGATTGTATACAATTCTATGTACAGCAAAACCAAAAT tcGAGTAACCAGGAGattttagaatttgtaaaaatACAGTGGCAACTTAGCAACTTGCGAGAAATTAATAATGAAAATGGAAGTTTACCACGTAATATTTCAGGGCAAAAGTCTATTGTGTTACCTGAAAATTATATTCTCCAG GTGGAACAAATGTATGATATTGCAACATCCAAATATAAACAATTACAGAATATCAGAAATACTCATTTTTCAGAGGTAGAGGCAACCGAAGAACAAAAAATGGAACAATGGAAATGCCCGAAAAAGAGAATGATACAATTAAAATTAACGGACGGAATACAGGATATAATTGGAATTGAATACAACCCTATGTCTATATTAAAT GAAATGTTATTACCAGGATACAAAGTTATGATAATAGGACCAGTAAGATGCCGTCGAGGTGTTTTATTGTTAGAagaaaaaaagttgaaaaaaattGGTGGTGAAGTGGATAGTTTACTAATTCCTAATGCTTTAGAAAATGTTCTGGCTCGAGCTTT AAATGTTGAAGAAAATCCAGATCCTTATGGTGATAACGAGCTCAAATCAAATAACATTGTACAAAGAGAAGAACCAGCGAATGAATTGGAAAATATCTTTGAAGATGAATTTGAGATAAACTTTGAAGAAGTTTCTGAAATTGAAAATACACACAGGAAAAGTCAAAAACAGCCTAATGTTAATACAATGCAAGTTGAAGCTATGCAAAAAAATCCTTCTACCAACATCAATATTGAAAATACGAGCAACTACAGTTGTACAGTACAAGCCGAAAGAAAAAACGTTATTGTTAATAATGTAGAAAAGAAAAATGATCATAGATCTAGTGAGGAAATAATTTTAGACGACGACGATTACTTTCTAGAAATG GTTGATGAAGGCCAGCTTATTGAAtcacaaccggaacaaaaaatGTCCGTTAGAGCTCCGTTTAGAGCTCTCCCaaaagaagaagacgacgatCTAATTATAATAAACGACGACGATATGGTTGAAGAGATGAAGcatgaaaatatgaaaaaatctGTAGTAAAACAAGAAATATCTTCTCGTTCAAATTCTCCATGGTTTATGAATAAAACGAACTCGTCGAAAAATGCATCTACTTCAAGATCTTGTGTTCAATCAACAGATACAACTATGCCTTCTATTGGAGCGAAAAGACTA ATTCCAATGTCTCCATCGGATCgtgtaataaaaaagaaaggcaGAATTGATAGGAAAATCACAGAATTTACAAATAGATCTAGTTCTCCAGATGTAAAACTTTGTGATTTTATCTATgatataaataatgatattataaCAGAAAAGACTATTAAAACAATTTGCGGACGCGTAGAGGTTCTCGGAAAATTATCAAAGCAAAACACATCTTGGAATTTAGATGCTACTCTAGTGGATGGTACTGGAAAAATAGAAGTTACTTTTACAAATGAA GTTCTTGAAAATTTATTAGGTTTCAGTGTACAGCAATTTTCAttaaagaagaaattaaaaaaaaatcctgAAATCGAACTTGAACTTAGAACG AGTTTTCGTAACGCAGAAAGAAGGATAAAAACCTTACATGACCTCTTGGAATTGGAGTTAGATATTAATAAAAAACCAACAGTGATTAAAATCATTGATATAACTCAAGACAAGAGAGAACTAATTGAGAAACAATTGCAATCGTTTCTaaggaaaaataatatttaa
- the LOC117219223 gene encoding uncharacterized protein LOC117219223 isoform X3, which yields MYDIATSKYKQLQNIRNTHFSEVEATEEQKMEQWKCPKKRMIQLKLTDGIQDIIGIEYNPMSILNEMLLPGYKVMIIGPVRCRRGVLLLEEKKLKKIGGEVDSLLIPNALENVLARALNVEENPDPYGDNELKSNNIVQREEPANELENIFEDEFEINFEEVSEIENTHRKSQKQPNVNTMQVEAMQKNPSTNINIENTSNYSCTVQAERKNVIVNNVEKKNDHRSSEEIILDDDDYFLEMVDEGQLIESQPEQKMSVRAPFRALPKEEDDDLIIINDDDMVEEMKHENMKKSVVKQEISSRSNSPWFMNKTNSSKNASTSRSCVQSTDTTMPSIGAKRLIPMSPSDRVIKKKGRIDRKITEFTNRSSSPDVKLCDFIYDINNDIITEKTIKTICGRVEVLGKLSKQNTSWNLDATLVDGTGKIEVTFTNEVLENLLGFSVQQFSLKKKLKKNPEIELELRTSFRNAERRIKTLHDLLELELDINKKPTVIKIIDITQDKRELIEKQLQSFLRKNNI from the exons ATGTATGATATTGCAACATCCAAATATAAACAATTACAGAATATCAGAAATACTCATTTTTCAGAGGTAGAGGCAACCGAAGAACAAAAAATGGAACAATGGAAATGCCCGAAAAAGAGAATGATACAATTAAAATTAACGGACGGAATACAGGATATAATTGGAATTGAATACAACCCTATGTCTATATTAAAT GAAATGTTATTACCAGGATACAAAGTTATGATAATAGGACCAGTAAGATGCCGTCGAGGTGTTTTATTGTTAGAagaaaaaaagttgaaaaaaattGGTGGTGAAGTGGATAGTTTACTAATTCCTAATGCTTTAGAAAATGTTCTGGCTCGAGCTTT AAATGTTGAAGAAAATCCAGATCCTTATGGTGATAACGAGCTCAAATCAAATAACATTGTACAAAGAGAAGAACCAGCGAATGAATTGGAAAATATCTTTGAAGATGAATTTGAGATAAACTTTGAAGAAGTTTCTGAAATTGAAAATACACACAGGAAAAGTCAAAAACAGCCTAATGTTAATACAATGCAAGTTGAAGCTATGCAAAAAAATCCTTCTACCAACATCAATATTGAAAATACGAGCAACTACAGTTGTACAGTACAAGCCGAAAGAAAAAACGTTATTGTTAATAATGTAGAAAAGAAAAATGATCATAGATCTAGTGAGGAAATAATTTTAGACGACGACGATTACTTTCTAGAAATG GTTGATGAAGGCCAGCTTATTGAAtcacaaccggaacaaaaaatGTCCGTTAGAGCTCCGTTTAGAGCTCTCCCaaaagaagaagacgacgatCTAATTATAATAAACGACGACGATATGGTTGAAGAGATGAAGcatgaaaatatgaaaaaatctGTAGTAAAACAAGAAATATCTTCTCGTTCAAATTCTCCATGGTTTATGAATAAAACGAACTCGTCGAAAAATGCATCTACTTCAAGATCTTGTGTTCAATCAACAGATACAACTATGCCTTCTATTGGAGCGAAAAGACTA ATTCCAATGTCTCCATCGGATCgtgtaataaaaaagaaaggcaGAATTGATAGGAAAATCACAGAATTTACAAATAGATCTAGTTCTCCAGATGTAAAACTTTGTGATTTTATCTATgatataaataatgatattataaCAGAAAAGACTATTAAAACAATTTGCGGACGCGTAGAGGTTCTCGGAAAATTATCAAAGCAAAACACATCTTGGAATTTAGATGCTACTCTAGTGGATGGTACTGGAAAAATAGAAGTTACTTTTACAAATGAA GTTCTTGAAAATTTATTAGGTTTCAGTGTACAGCAATTTTCAttaaagaagaaattaaaaaaaaatcctgAAATCGAACTTGAACTTAGAACG AGTTTTCGTAACGCAGAAAGAAGGATAAAAACCTTACATGACCTCTTGGAATTGGAGTTAGATATTAATAAAAAACCAACAGTGATTAAAATCATTGATATAACTCAAGACAAGAGAGAACTAATTGAGAAACAATTGCAATCGTTTCTaaggaaaaataatatttaa
- the LOC117219223 gene encoding uncharacterized protein LOC117219223 isoform X4: MEQWKCPKKRMIQLKLTDGIQDIIGIEYNPMSILNEMLLPGYKVMIIGPVRCRRGVLLLEEKKLKKIGGEVDSLLIPNALENVLARALNVEENPDPYGDNELKSNNIVQREEPANELENIFEDEFEINFEEVSEIENTHRKSQKQPNVNTMQVEAMQKNPSTNINIENTSNYSCTVQAERKNVIVNNVEKKNDHRSSEEIILDDDDYFLEMVDEGQLIESQPEQKMSVRAPFRALPKEEDDDLIIINDDDMVEEMKHENMKKSVVKQEISSRSNSPWFMNKTNSSKNASTSRSCVQSTDTTMPSIGAKRLIPMSPSDRVIKKKGRIDRKITEFTNRSSSPDVKLCDFIYDINNDIITEKTIKTICGRVEVLGKLSKQNTSWNLDATLVDGTGKIEVTFTNEVLENLLGFSVQQFSLKKKLKKNPEIELELRTSFRNAERRIKTLHDLLELELDINKKPTVIKIIDITQDKRELIEKQLQSFLRKNNI; encoded by the exons ATGGAACAATGGAAATGCCCGAAAAAGAGAATGATACAATTAAAATTAACGGACGGAATACAGGATATAATTGGAATTGAATACAACCCTATGTCTATATTAAAT GAAATGTTATTACCAGGATACAAAGTTATGATAATAGGACCAGTAAGATGCCGTCGAGGTGTTTTATTGTTAGAagaaaaaaagttgaaaaaaattGGTGGTGAAGTGGATAGTTTACTAATTCCTAATGCTTTAGAAAATGTTCTGGCTCGAGCTTT AAATGTTGAAGAAAATCCAGATCCTTATGGTGATAACGAGCTCAAATCAAATAACATTGTACAAAGAGAAGAACCAGCGAATGAATTGGAAAATATCTTTGAAGATGAATTTGAGATAAACTTTGAAGAAGTTTCTGAAATTGAAAATACACACAGGAAAAGTCAAAAACAGCCTAATGTTAATACAATGCAAGTTGAAGCTATGCAAAAAAATCCTTCTACCAACATCAATATTGAAAATACGAGCAACTACAGTTGTACAGTACAAGCCGAAAGAAAAAACGTTATTGTTAATAATGTAGAAAAGAAAAATGATCATAGATCTAGTGAGGAAATAATTTTAGACGACGACGATTACTTTCTAGAAATG GTTGATGAAGGCCAGCTTATTGAAtcacaaccggaacaaaaaatGTCCGTTAGAGCTCCGTTTAGAGCTCTCCCaaaagaagaagacgacgatCTAATTATAATAAACGACGACGATATGGTTGAAGAGATGAAGcatgaaaatatgaaaaaatctGTAGTAAAACAAGAAATATCTTCTCGTTCAAATTCTCCATGGTTTATGAATAAAACGAACTCGTCGAAAAATGCATCTACTTCAAGATCTTGTGTTCAATCAACAGATACAACTATGCCTTCTATTGGAGCGAAAAGACTA ATTCCAATGTCTCCATCGGATCgtgtaataaaaaagaaaggcaGAATTGATAGGAAAATCACAGAATTTACAAATAGATCTAGTTCTCCAGATGTAAAACTTTGTGATTTTATCTATgatataaataatgatattataaCAGAAAAGACTATTAAAACAATTTGCGGACGCGTAGAGGTTCTCGGAAAATTATCAAAGCAAAACACATCTTGGAATTTAGATGCTACTCTAGTGGATGGTACTGGAAAAATAGAAGTTACTTTTACAAATGAA GTTCTTGAAAATTTATTAGGTTTCAGTGTACAGCAATTTTCAttaaagaagaaattaaaaaaaaatcctgAAATCGAACTTGAACTTAGAACG AGTTTTCGTAACGCAGAAAGAAGGATAAAAACCTTACATGACCTCTTGGAATTGGAGTTAGATATTAATAAAAAACCAACAGTGATTAAAATCATTGATATAACTCAAGACAAGAGAGAACTAATTGAGAAACAATTGCAATCGTTTCTaaggaaaaataatatttaa
- the Coq5 gene encoding ubiquinone biosynthesis protein COQ3, mitochondrial encodes MIDKGRFFKSLFKNKKIIFSCEKYLSEAAANNNNEKTTHFGFKTVKESEKVKEVYSVFEKVANSYDQMNDAMSLGIHRIWKDIFIQRLGPTHGSKLLDSAGGTGDITFRYLQYLKNVPNRQGIKSSVTVCDINENMLEVGKIRAERQGWLNQDSVAIDWEECNAEELPFANDSYTAYTIAFGIRNVTHIDKVLSEAYRVLTPGGRFMCLEFSHVNNDALRWLYDQYSFQMIPVLGTLIAGEWQAYQYLVESIRKFPKQECFKEMIEEAGFRNVTYENLTCGVVSIHSGFKL; translated from the exons ATGATTGACAAAGGAAGATTTTttaaaagtttatttaaaaacAAGAAGATAATATTTTCTTGTGAAAAGTATTTGTCGGAAGCTGCTGCAAATAATAACAATGAGAAGACAACACATTTTGGATTTAAAACCGTTAAAGAAAGCGAGAAAGTAAAAGAAG TGTATTCTGTATTCGAGAAGGTAGCAAATTCTTATGATCAGATGAATGATGCTATGAGTCTAGGAATTCATCGTATTTGGAAAGATATATTCATTCAGAGACTTGGACCAACTCATGGAAGTAAATTATTAGACTCAGCTGGAGGTACAGGAGATATAACTTTTAGATATTTACAGTACTTGAAAAATGTACCTAATCGTCAAGGTATAAAGAGTTCTGTAACTGTTTGTGACATAAATGAGAATATGTTAGAAGTAGGAAAAATTAGAGCAGAAAGACAAGGTTGGCTTAATCAAGATAGTGTTGCAATTGATTGGGAGGAATGCAATGCAGAGGAACTTCCCTTTGCTAATGATTCATATACAGCTTATACAATTGCTTTCGGTATAAGAAATGTTACACATATTGATAAG GTTCTGTCCGAAGCATACAGAGTACTTACACCAGGTGGTCGTTTTATGTGTTTAGAGTTTAGCCATGTAAACAATGATGCCTTAAGATG GCTTTACGATCAATATTCGTTTCAAATGATACCAGTATTGGGTACTCTTATAGCAGGTGAATGGCAAGCTTATCAATATCTTGTTGAAAGTATCAGAAAGTTTCCAAAACAAGAATGTTTTAAG GAAATGATAGAAGAAGCTGGATTTCGAAATGTTACTTACGAAAATTTAACTTGTGGAGTTGTGTCTATTCATTCAGGGTTTAAATTATAA
- the LOC117219345 gene encoding transmembrane ascorbate-dependent reductase CYB561 isoform X1 — translation MAADYPYNYELCLDMEQIGEQPLSLEGFKPLTIIMEVLGAILVIFVTVWCSHYRGGFAWRSDPKLEFNWHPLLMVIAFVFLYGNGMLIYRTQRNARKNRLKLIHGGLMLFIIVLIIIALVAVFDSHNLSPTPIPNMYSLHSWVGLTSVILFCCQWLAGFVSFFYPGLHVPLRSSYMPIHIYFGIAGFVGVIASCLIGLNEKAFFALQDDYSKLVSEAVVINIIGLLLILFGGLTIYIVTQERYKRLPKAEDESLVRGRSQ, via the exons ATGGCAGCAGACTATCCTTATAATTATGAACTGTGTTTAG ACATGGAGCAAATTGGAGAACAACCCTTATCTTTAGAGGGTTTTAAACCTCTTACAATTATTATGGAAGTTCTTGGAGCAATATTGGTAATCTTTGTTACTGTTTGGTGTAGCCATTACAGAGGTGGTTTTGCTTGGAGATCTGATCCAAAGTTGGAATTTAATTGGCATCCTTTGTTAATGGTCATTGCATTTGTTTTTCTTTATGGAAATG GGATGTTAATATATAGAACTCAAAGAAACGCCCGAAAAAATCgcctgaagttaattcatggtGGCTTGATGTTATTCataattgtattaataataattgctcTAGTCGCTGTGTTTGATAGTCACAACTTAAGTCCAACACCAATACCAAACATGTACAGTCTTCATAGCTGGGTTGGGCTTACTAGTGTAATTTTGTTCTGCTGTCAG TGGCTCGCTGGCTTTGTATCTTTCTTCTATCCTGGATTACATGTTCCACTACGTTCATCCTACATGCCTATTCACATATACTTTGGGATTGCAGGTTTTGTTGGTGTAATTGCTTCCTGTCTTATAGGACTAAATGAAAAAGCCTTTTTTGCATTGCA GGATGATTACTCGAAGCTTGTAAGCGAAGCAGTTGTGATTAATATAATTGGACTTCTATTAATTCTCTTTGGTGGATTGACCATTTATATAGTAACACAGGAACGATACAAGCGTCTTCCCAAAGCCGAGGACGAATCTCTAGTTAGAGGAAGAAGTCAGTAA
- the LOC117219345 gene encoding transmembrane ascorbate-dependent reductase CYB561 isoform X2, which translates to MEQIGEQPLSLEGFKPLTIIMEVLGAILVIFVTVWCSHYRGGFAWRSDPKLEFNWHPLLMVIAFVFLYGNGMLIYRTQRNARKNRLKLIHGGLMLFIIVLIIIALVAVFDSHNLSPTPIPNMYSLHSWVGLTSVILFCCQWLAGFVSFFYPGLHVPLRSSYMPIHIYFGIAGFVGVIASCLIGLNEKAFFALQDDYSKLVSEAVVINIIGLLLILFGGLTIYIVTQERYKRLPKAEDESLVRGRSQ; encoded by the exons ATGGAGCAAATTGGAGAACAACCCTTATCTTTAGAGGGTTTTAAACCTCTTACAATTATTATGGAAGTTCTTGGAGCAATATTGGTAATCTTTGTTACTGTTTGGTGTAGCCATTACAGAGGTGGTTTTGCTTGGAGATCTGATCCAAAGTTGGAATTTAATTGGCATCCTTTGTTAATGGTCATTGCATTTGTTTTTCTTTATGGAAATG GGATGTTAATATATAGAACTCAAAGAAACGCCCGAAAAAATCgcctgaagttaattcatggtGGCTTGATGTTATTCataattgtattaataataattgctcTAGTCGCTGTGTTTGATAGTCACAACTTAAGTCCAACACCAATACCAAACATGTACAGTCTTCATAGCTGGGTTGGGCTTACTAGTGTAATTTTGTTCTGCTGTCAG TGGCTCGCTGGCTTTGTATCTTTCTTCTATCCTGGATTACATGTTCCACTACGTTCATCCTACATGCCTATTCACATATACTTTGGGATTGCAGGTTTTGTTGGTGTAATTGCTTCCTGTCTTATAGGACTAAATGAAAAAGCCTTTTTTGCATTGCA GGATGATTACTCGAAGCTTGTAAGCGAAGCAGTTGTGATTAATATAATTGGACTTCTATTAATTCTCTTTGGTGGATTGACCATTTATATAGTAACACAGGAACGATACAAGCGTCTTCCCAAAGCCGAGGACGAATCTCTAGTTAGAGGAAGAAGTCAGTAA